The Couchioplanes caeruleus sequence GAAGGCGGCCTCGAGCTCGGCCGGCGCGACGGACACGCTCTTGAGGGTGCCGAGCACGTCCGTGAACCAGAGCCGGACAAATCGGATGTCGCGCTCTTCGAGCGTGCGGAGCACGAACTCCTGCTGTCGGTCCACGGCCACCCCTCGCACTTGCCCGGCGATCAGTGTCTCCCGTGCCGGTTACGCCGAGATTACGCTGACCACGGGCCGACAGTACGGCAGGGGAACCGGGTACGGGATGCCAACGCTGGGGAAGAATGGCCGCATGCCCTCGATGCGCATCGCCCTTGCCCAGGTGAACCCCACCGTCGGAGACATACCCGGCAACGCCGCCGCCGTGCGCCGCTGGACCCGCCGGGCCGCGGACGCCGGCGCCCAGCTCGTCGCGTTCCCGGAGATGATGATGACCGGGTATCCCATCGAGGACCTGGTCTTCCGCGAGTCCTTCGTGGTGGCGTCGCAGACCGCGCTGCGGCGGCTCGCCACCGACCTCGCCGCCGACGGCCTGGGCGACGTGGCCGTGGTCGTCGGCTACGTCGACGCCGACGGGCCCGCGCCGACCAGCGCCGACGCGGTGCCGGGCAGCGGACGCCGGGACGCCTCCGCGCTGCTGCTCGGCGGCGAGGTGGCGGCCACCTACTTCAAGCACCACCTGCCCAACTACGGCGTCTTCGACGAGGACCGCTACTTCGAGCCGGGCACCTCGCTGACCGTGGTGCGCTTCGGCGACACCGACATCGCCCTGACCGTGTGCGAGGACCTGTGGCAGGCGGGCGGCCCGTTCGCCGCCGCGCGACGCGCGGGCGTGCAGCTCGTGGTCTCCGTCAACGCCTCGCCGTACGAGCTCGACAAGGACGACGTCCGGCTGCCGCTGATCCGGCGCCGGGCGGCGGAGGCGGGCGCGACGGTCGCGTACGTGAACATGATCGGCGGCCAGGACGAGCTGGTCTTCGACGGCGACTCGATGATCGTGACCGCGGAGGGCGAGCTGCTGGCCCGGGCCGGACAGTTCACCGAGGAACTGCTGATCCACGACGTGGAGCTCCCCGCTGCGGGGACCGCGCCGGCGCCGCGGGCGGCGCAGCCGGAGCCGGCGACGACGAGCGAGTCGCCGCACGGCGAGGAACGTGGCGACGACGACATGACGATCACGCGGGTGGCCCTGGCCGCCGCGCCGCGACCGTTCAGCTCCGGCCCCGCCGTCGGCGGCATCGCCGAACGGGTCACCGACGAGGCGGAGATCTGGTCGGCGCTCACCCTGGGCCTGCACGACTACGTGGAGAAGAACGGTTTCCGTTCGGTGGTGCTCGGGCTGTCCGGCGGCATCGACTCGGCGGTCGTCGCCGCCATCGCGGTGGACGCGCTCGGCCCGGAGCGCGTCGTCGGCGTCTCCATGCCCAGCGGCTACTCGTCGGCGCACTCCCGCGACGACGCGGCGGACCTCGCCAAGCGCACCGGCCTGGACTATCGCAGCGAGCCGATCCAGCCGATGGTCGACACTTTCCTGTCCCACATGTCCCTCTCCGGCCTCGCGGTGGAGAACCTGCAGGCCCGCGTCCGCGGCGTCATCCTCATGGCGCTGTCGAACCAGGAGGGCCACCTGGTGCTCACCACCGGCAACAAGAGCGAACTGGCGGTCGGCTACTCGACCCTGTACGGCGACTCGGTCGGCGGCTTCAACCCGCTCAAGGACGTGCCGAAGACGATGGTGTGGCGCCTCGCCACGTGGCGCAACGCGGACGCCGCCCGCCGCGGCGACCAGGCGCCGATCCCGGAGAACTCCATCACCAAGCCGCCGTCGGCGGAGCTGCGCCCGGGCCAGGTCGACACCGACTCGCTGCCCGACTACGAGGTGCTCGACGCGATCCTCAGCGGCTACATCGACGGCGACCAGGGTCGTGACGACCTGGTCGCGGCCGGGCACGACGTCGCCCTCGTGGACCGGGTGCTGCGGATGGTGGACATCGCCGAATACAAGCGCCGCCAGTCGGCGCCGGGTACGAAGATCTCCATCAAGGCCTTCGGCCGCGACCGGCGCCTGCCGATCACCAACCGCTTCCGCGAGGGCGCGTGAGCGGGAGTGTGATCGGCTCCACTCACCTCTGACCGCGCGCGGTCCCCGGGTGCGACGATGCGAGTCGAACCCGGGGACCGCACTCCGCGGCCTCGAGGGAAGGAGACGACGATGTCCGAGACACCCGCCGAGGTGCCCACCCTGTACGGCGGCCCGCCCACCCGCCGCGTCCGCACCCGCGACCTGCTCGCGGCCAAGGAACGCGGCGACCGCTGGCCGATGCTCACCTCGTACGACCAGTACACGGCCGCCCTGTTCGACGGCGCCGGCATCCCGGTGCTGCTCGTCGGCGACTCCGCGGCCAACAACGTGTTCGGCTACGAGACGACCCTGCCGGTCACCACCGACGAACTGCTGCCCCTGGTACGCGCGGTCGTGCAGGCCACGAAGACCGCCCTGATCGTCGCCGACCTCCCGTTCGGCTCCTACGAGGAGGGGCCGGTCCAGGGCCTCCGCACGGCCGTACGGTTCATGAAGGAAGCCGGCGCGCACGCGGTCAAGCTGGAGGGCGGCCGCCGCGTCGCCGAGCAGATCCGGGCGATCGTCGGCGCGGGCATCCCGGTGATGGCCCACATCGGCTTCACGCCGCAGAGCGAGCACACCCTCGGCGGCTACCGCGTCCAGGGCCGGGGCAGCGCGGCCGAGGAGGTCATCGCCGACGCGCGGGCCGTCGCCGAGGCGGGCGCCTTCGCGGTCGTGCTGGAGATGGTGCCGGGCGACGTGGCGAAGCAGATCACCAAGGAGCTGACCATCCCGACCGTCGGCATCGGCGCGGGCCCGGACACCGACGCCCAGGTGCTGGTGTGGCAGGACATGGCCGGGCTGCGAGGCGGCAAGGCGCCCCGCTTCGTCAAGCGCTACGCCGACCTCGCGGGCGTGCTCGGCGAGGCCACCCGCCGCTTCGCCGACGAGGTGCGCACCGGCGAGTTCCCCGCCGCGGAACACACCTTCTAGGTCAGCCTTCCTTCTCGAACAACACCGTGCGGGTCCGAGGATCCGCCTCGGCCAGGCGTACCGTGATCCGCTGCCCCAGCGGCAGCTCACCCAGGCAGCGTGCCTGCACCGCGGGATCGTCGATGGCGACGGTCCCGCCGCGGGGGCGGGGCCGTCCGCCCGGCCGGGGCGGATCGTCGACGTCGAGCACACCGGCCTCGAAGGTCTCGCCCACCCGGCCCGCAAGCAGCACCGCCTCGGTCAGCGCGACCGCGCCACGATCCGCGGCGGAGGCCACCCGATCGGTCGCGGCCATCGCCTCCGGCAGGCGCGGCAGCGCGGCGCGGGCCCACTCCGGCACGGCCGCGCCGGCGTGCAGCGCCAGGCACACCTCGGTCGCGTACCGGTCGGCGAGGCGGCGCAGCGGGGCGGTGACGTGCGCGTACGGGGCGCCCACCCCGCCGTGCCCGGTCTCGGCCGGCGGCGCACCGTCGAACGCCGTGTACGCCGCCCCGCGCAGCAACTCCGCCGCCTGGTCGAGGAAGGCGGCGCCGCGGGGATCGGCCGGGTCGACGGACGACACGACCGCGCCGACCTGCGCCTCACGCGGCCACGTCACGCCGAGCGAGCCGGCGGCGGCCCGCAGCGCGGCGACGGCCTCGGGCTTGGCCGCGGGCATCGTGCGCAGCAGGCCCACCCCGCCGGCGAGCATCAGCGACGCGGCGGCCATGCCGGTGAGCAGCGAGATCTGCGCATTGTGCTCCTCCACCGGCAGCGGCGCGCGCAGCACCAGCCGCCACCCGTCGCCGTCGGGCTCGACCTCCTGCGCGGGCAGCGGCAGGTTGATCGCTCCCCGCCCGGCGGCCCGGGCGGCGAGCAGCCCACCGATCTCGGCCAGCAACGCGATCGGCTCCGGCGCGTCACCCGCCGCGACGGCGTCCTGAAGCCCCGCGTAGTCAAGCTTGGCGCGGCTGCGCACCCGCGCCCGTTCGAGCGCGACGGCGGCGATCGCCCCGTCCGCGTCGAGGTCGATCGTCCACAGCACCGCCGCGCGGTCGACGCCGGGCAGCAGACTGGCCGCATCCTCGCTGAGCACCGGCGGGTGCAGCGGAACCTTGCCGTCGGGCAGGTAGATCGTCTGGCCGCGTACCCAGGTCTCGGCCTCCAGCGGGCCGCCGGGCCGCACGTAGCTCGCGACGTCGGCGATCGCGTAGCGAACCCGGTAACCCCCGTTCCGGCGGCTCAGGTGCATCGCCTGGTCCAGGTCGCGGGAGGTGGCCGGGTCGACGGTGACCAGGGGTACGTCGGTGCGGTCGGTCGCGGGCGGAGGCGTCGCCGCGGCCCGGTGCGCCTCGGCCAGCGCCTCGGCGGGGAACTCCCCGGCCAGGTTCAGCTCCTTGCGCAGCACGGAGAAGTCGATACTCGGAGCGATGACCCGTTTGATCGGCACCGCTCATTCCTAACACGAACAGGGGCCGCACCCAGCCGGGTGCGGCCCCTGTTCCGCAGGTGTCAGCGCATCGGGTCAGCGCTTGGCGGTCGCCTTGCGCGCCGGGGCCGCCGTCGCGGGCCGGGAGTTGCTCGCCGCGGTGGCCCGGCGTGCGGCCGCGGCGTTCGCGGGCGGCTTGACCCGGCCGGCGTTGGTGGCCGAGTTCTTCGTCATGGAGGCGGGCTTGGCGTTGCCGGCCTTACCCGCGCGCACCTTGGTGGCGGCGGCGTTGCCGGTCGCCCGGGTGGCGGTGGCCTTCGCCGCCGTCTTCTTCGCGACCGTCGTGGCCTTCGCCGCCGTCTTCTTCGCGACCGTCGTGGCCTTCGCCGCCGTCTTCTTCACGGCGGTCGTTGCCTTCGCCGCCGTCGACTTCGCCGGCGCCTTCTTCGCCATCGTCGACTTCGCCATCGTCGACTTCGCCGGCGCCTTCTTGGCCGGGGCCTTCTTCGCCATCGTCGACTTCGCCGCCGTCGACTTCGCCATCGTCGACTTCGCCATCGTCGACTTCGCCGGCGCCTTCTTGCCCGGGGCCTTCTTCGCCATCGTCGACTTCGCCGCCGCCTTCTTCGCGGTGGTCGCGGCCTTCACGGCCGTCGCCTTGGCCTTCGCCGCCGTCGCCGCGGCCTTCGCCGCCGTCGACTTCGCCGCCGTCGACTTCGCCGCCGTCGACTTCGCCGCCGTCGACTTCGCGGTCGTCGACTTGGTCGCAGTCTTGGTGGCGGGGGCCTTCTTCGCCGTCGTCTTGCTCGCCGGAGCCTTCTTCGCCGCCATCTTGCTCGCGGGGACCTTCTTCGCCGCCATCTTGCTCGCCGCGGTGCGGGCACCGGAAGTCTTGCTCGCCGTGGCCTTGGGCGTGATGGCCGCGCCCATTCCGTTCTGGCCCGCCACGGCCTTGGTCGCGGCCGTCCTGCCGACCGTGGCCTTCTTGGCGGTGGCCTTGCTCGCGGTCGCCCTGGCGGCTGCCGGCTTGGTCGCGGTGGCCCTGGTCGCCGAGGCGGCCTTCCTGGTCGCGGTGGCGCGGCCCGCCACCGGCTTCGCCGTCGCCTTGGCGGCCGGCGATGCGCTCGCGGCACGCCTCGCGGGAGAAGTGGCCGCGGCTGCGGTGGCGGAGGCGCGCTTCGCCGTGGTGGCCGACGCGGCGGACGACACCGTGCCGGGCCGCTTGCCGGTGGTCGAGGTGGCGGCGGCGGTGCGCTTGGCGGCCGCCTGCTTGGTCGCGGCCGGGGCCGCGGCGGGTTTCTTGGCGACCCGGGTCGGGGCAGCCTTCTTGGTCACGGCCATGGGGAACTTCCTCCTTGCGAATGACTGCGGGCTCGTCTCCGCCTGGAGACCGAAGATTCCGGCTTGGACACAGGGGTCGAGCCGGCCTAGCTGACCTCCCCGGTCCAGCGGGCATCCTCGGCATCCCACGCCGCATTGCGCTTCTCGACCGTCTCGAGCGCCCGCGTAGCGTCGTCAGCGGAGGCGTACGGACCGAGCCGGTGCTGGGCAGGACATACGCCATCCCCGGACTCGACCCGGTCATGCCGGAGGCACCAGAAGTAGCCACCCCCGCCAGGCCCACTGTCGTTCATGCCATCACTGTGCACCTCAAACCGACCATGCGCTACCGATTCAGGCAAAAAGCCCCGTTTTTCCATAGTGGAGCGTCGAGAAGACCCCCCGAAGGAACGACAAAAATGCCCCGCCCCACTTCTCAGTGGGACGGGGCTTATCGGTGTGAAGGGGCTTCCCAGTGGGACGGCCTCAGCGCAGTCCGGCGGCGACCACCTCGGCGACCTGCACGGCGTTCAACGCCGCACCCTTGCGCAGATTGTCGTTGGACAGGAACAGCGCGAGCCCGTTGTCGACCGTCTCGTCGGCCCGGATGCGACCCACGAACGTCGGGTCCCGCCCGGCCGCCTGCAGCGGGGTGGGAACGTCGGACAACTCCACGCCCGGCGCCCCGGCGAGCAGCTCGCGGGCCCGATCCGGGCTGACAGGGCGCACGAACCGGGCGTTCACCTGCAGCGAGTGGCCGGTGAAGACGGGCACGCGCACGCAGGTGCCGGAGACCTTGAGCTCCGGGATGCCCAGAATCTTGCGGCTCTCGTTGCGCAGCTTCTGTTCCTCGTCGGTCTCGCCGCGCCCGTCGTCGACGATCGAGCCGGCCAGCGGCAGAACGTTGAACGCGATCGGCCGGGCGAAGGAGCGGGCCGCCGGGAACTCCACGGCGCCACCGTCGTGGGCCAGCTCGGTGGCGCGGTCGGCCACCTTCTTCACCTGCTCGTCGAGCTCGGCCACGCCGGCCAGCCCGGCACCGGAGACGGCCTGATAGGTCGTGACGACCAGAGCGACCAGCCCGGCCTCGTCGTGCAGCGGACGCAGCACCGGCATGGCGGCCATCGTGGTGCAGTTCGGGTTGGCGATGATGCCCTTGGGGCGCCGCGCGGCGGCGTCCGGGTTCACCTCGGCCACCACAAGCGGCACGTCCGGGTCCATCCGCCAGGCCGAGGAGTTGTCGATCACGACGGCGCCGGCCTCGGCGACGCGCGGCGCATACTCCTTGGAGCTGCCCTTGCCGGCGGAGAACAGGACGATGTCGAGCCCTCGGAAGTCCGCCTTCTCGGCGTCCTCGACGGTGACCTCACCGCCGTGCCACGGCAGGGTGCGGCCCGCGGAACGCGCGGAGGCGAAGAGCCGGAGCTGGTCAACGGGAAACCGGCGCTCGGCCAGGATGCGGCGCATGACGCCACCGACCTGTCCCGTCGCGCCGACGATGCCGATCCTCATGGGTCCCAACGTACGGTCTGAACTGCGCGTACGGAAACTCCGCGCCGTAGCGTGGGAAACATGTCTACCGTCTACACCCACGGGCACCACGAGTCGGTTCTACGGTCGCACCGCTGGCGCACCGCAGAAAATTCGGCGGCGTACCTGCTGCCCCATCTGACCTGCGGTGACCGCGTCCTCGACGTGGGCTGCGGGCCGGGCACCCTCACCGCGGATCTGGCGACGCACATCACACCCGGACGGATCACCGCTCTGGAGCCGACCGAGCGGGCACTCGACCTCGCCCGCGCCGAGATCGCCCGGCGCGGTCTGGGCACGGTCGACTTCGCGGTCGGCGATGTGCACGCCCTCGCCTTCCCCGACGCGACCTTCGACGTGGTGCACGCCCATCAGGTGCTTCAGCACGTCGGCGATCCCGTCCAGGCCCTGCGCGAGATGCGCCGCGTCACCCGGCCCGGCGGCATCGTCGCCGTCCGCGACAGCGACTACGCGGCCTTCACCTGGTTTCCGCGGCTGCCGGAGCTGGACGAGTGGCTGCGCCTCTACCACCGGGTCGCCCGCGACAACGGCGGCGAACCGGATGCGGGCCGCCGGCTGCTCTCCTGGGCCCACGCCGCGGGCTTCACCGACGTCACGGCGACCTCGTCCACCTGGTGTTTCGCCGACGACGAAGACCGCGCGTGGTGGGGCGGCATGTGGGCGGAGCGCATCCTCGCCTCGGACCTGGCCGGGCAGGCCCTGACCGCCGGTGCCGCC is a genomic window containing:
- a CDS encoding NAD+ synthase, with amino-acid sequence MPSMRIALAQVNPTVGDIPGNAAAVRRWTRRAADAGAQLVAFPEMMMTGYPIEDLVFRESFVVASQTALRRLATDLAADGLGDVAVVVGYVDADGPAPTSADAVPGSGRRDASALLLGGEVAATYFKHHLPNYGVFDEDRYFEPGTSLTVVRFGDTDIALTVCEDLWQAGGPFAAARRAGVQLVVSVNASPYELDKDDVRLPLIRRRAAEAGATVAYVNMIGGQDELVFDGDSMIVTAEGELLARAGQFTEELLIHDVELPAAGTAPAPRAAQPEPATTSESPHGEERGDDDMTITRVALAAAPRPFSSGPAVGGIAERVTDEAEIWSALTLGLHDYVEKNGFRSVVLGLSGGIDSAVVAAIAVDALGPERVVGVSMPSGYSSAHSRDDAADLAKRTGLDYRSEPIQPMVDTFLSHMSLSGLAVENLQARVRGVILMALSNQEGHLVLTTGNKSELAVGYSTLYGDSVGGFNPLKDVPKTMVWRLATWRNADAARRGDQAPIPENSITKPPSAELRPGQVDTDSLPDYEVLDAILSGYIDGDQGRDDLVAAGHDVALVDRVLRMVDIAEYKRRQSAPGTKISIKAFGRDRRLPITNRFREGA
- the panB gene encoding 3-methyl-2-oxobutanoate hydroxymethyltransferase; this translates as MSETPAEVPTLYGGPPTRRVRTRDLLAAKERGDRWPMLTSYDQYTAALFDGAGIPVLLVGDSAANNVFGYETTLPVTTDELLPLVRAVVQATKTALIVADLPFGSYEEGPVQGLRTAVRFMKEAGAHAVKLEGGRRVAEQIRAIVGAGIPVMAHIGFTPQSEHTLGGYRVQGRGSAAEEVIADARAVAEAGAFAVVLEMVPGDVAKQITKELTIPTVGIGAGPDTDAQVLVWQDMAGLRGGKAPRFVKRYADLAGVLGEATRRFADEVRTGEFPAAEHTF
- a CDS encoding RNB domain-containing ribonuclease — encoded protein: MPIKRVIAPSIDFSVLRKELNLAGEFPAEALAEAHRAAATPPPATDRTDVPLVTVDPATSRDLDQAMHLSRRNGGYRVRYAIADVASYVRPGGPLEAETWVRGQTIYLPDGKVPLHPPVLSEDAASLLPGVDRAAVLWTIDLDADGAIAAVALERARVRSRAKLDYAGLQDAVAAGDAPEPIALLAEIGGLLAARAAGRGAINLPLPAQEVEPDGDGWRLVLRAPLPVEEHNAQISLLTGMAAASLMLAGGVGLLRTMPAAKPEAVAALRAAAGSLGVTWPREAQVGAVVSSVDPADPRGAAFLDQAAELLRGAAYTAFDGAPPAETGHGGVGAPYAHVTAPLRRLADRYATEVCLALHAGAAVPEWARAALPRLPEAMAATDRVASAADRGAVALTEAVLLAGRVGETFEAGVLDVDDPPRPGGRPRPRGGTVAIDDPAVQARCLGELPLGQRITVRLAEADPRTRTVLFEKEG
- a CDS encoding aspartate-semialdehyde dehydrogenase; amino-acid sequence: MRIGIVGATGQVGGVMRRILAERRFPVDQLRLFASARSAGRTLPWHGGEVTVEDAEKADFRGLDIVLFSAGKGSSKEYAPRVAEAGAVVIDNSSAWRMDPDVPLVVAEVNPDAAARRPKGIIANPNCTTMAAMPVLRPLHDEAGLVALVVTTYQAVSGAGLAGVAELDEQVKKVADRATELAHDGGAVEFPAARSFARPIAFNVLPLAGSIVDDGRGETDEEQKLRNESRKILGIPELKVSGTCVRVPVFTGHSLQVNARFVRPVSPDRARELLAGAPGVELSDVPTPLQAAGRDPTFVGRIRADETVDNGLALFLSNDNLRKGAALNAVQVAEVVAAGLR
- a CDS encoding class I SAM-dependent methyltransferase, with the translated sequence MSTVYTHGHHESVLRSHRWRTAENSAAYLLPHLTCGDRVLDVGCGPGTLTADLATHITPGRITALEPTERALDLARAEIARRGLGTVDFAVGDVHALAFPDATFDVVHAHQVLQHVGDPVQALREMRRVTRPGGIVAVRDSDYAAFTWFPRLPELDEWLRLYHRVARDNGGEPDAGRRLLSWAHAAGFTDVTATSSTWCFADDEDRAWWGGMWAERILASDLAGQALTAGAATREDLERISRGWRAWAAEPDGWLSVLHGELICRV